In Hymenobacter sublimis, a single genomic region encodes these proteins:
- a CDS encoding ABC transporter permease — translation MMHSIAQKEFVSTLRDKRFLVLSVLVLALLLAATLVGRASYQTQQRERQLAQHTVNDQFRRQPARHPHRVAHYGSFAFRPKSGLSLLDAGIDSYTGTAVYLEAHQQNSVNFSQAQQSGSLIRFGEMTVAFVLQMLVPLLIIFLCFGAFTQERETGTLQLLLSQGISLWQVAWGKILGYSRAVALVVAPALALAALLLFSGEEFASGPDLVARLGLFVLSYAVYFFLFIVGAVVVSARQASSRAALVTLLGLWILGCIILPKATANLGATLYPTVTKAQMDAAVHEEAQHGINGHDPQDQRSAALKAGLLKKYGVDSEEKLPVSVGGVLMTESEAYSAQVYQEHFAALNDTYRRQNRISDWVGLLNPYQAIRPLSMGLAGSDFAHYVHFQQAAEAYRYRLVQRLNALQTSMGHGDKERKLEASTWRQLPVFAYQSPTLGWAWPHLLLPVVALLLWAVGLSWLGLRLISTTPLV, via the coding sequence ATGATGCATAGTATTGCGCAAAAAGAATTCGTGAGTACCCTGCGCGACAAGCGCTTTTTGGTGCTGAGCGTGCTGGTGCTGGCCTTGCTGCTGGCCGCTACCCTGGTGGGGCGGGCCAGCTACCAAACCCAGCAGCGCGAGCGGCAACTGGCCCAACATACCGTCAACGACCAGTTTCGGCGGCAGCCGGCGCGCCACCCACACCGCGTGGCCCACTACGGCTCCTTCGCGTTTCGGCCCAAGTCGGGGCTGAGCTTGCTGGATGCGGGCATTGATTCGTACACGGGCACGGCGGTGTACCTGGAGGCCCACCAGCAGAACAGCGTCAACTTTAGCCAGGCCCAGCAGTCGGGTTCTCTGATTCGGTTTGGGGAAATGACGGTGGCCTTTGTGCTGCAGATGCTGGTGCCGCTGCTCATTATCTTCCTGTGCTTCGGGGCCTTCACCCAGGAGCGCGAAACCGGCACCCTACAGCTGTTGCTAAGCCAAGGCATATCGTTGTGGCAAGTGGCCTGGGGCAAGATTTTGGGGTATAGCCGCGCCGTGGCGCTGGTGGTAGCCCCGGCCCTGGCCCTGGCGGCGCTACTGCTGTTCTCGGGCGAGGAGTTTGCCTCTGGTCCCGACCTGGTAGCGCGGCTCGGGCTGTTTGTGCTCAGCTACGCCGTGTACTTCTTCCTGTTTATTGTGGGGGCCGTGGTGGTGTCGGCGCGGCAGGCTAGCTCCCGCGCGGCCCTAGTAACGCTGCTGGGCCTCTGGATTCTGGGCTGCATTATTCTGCCCAAAGCCACCGCCAACCTGGGCGCTACCCTCTACCCCACGGTTACCAAGGCGCAGATGGATGCCGCGGTGCACGAAGAAGCCCAGCACGGCATCAACGGCCACGACCCGCAGGACCAACGCTCGGCCGCCCTGAAGGCAGGGCTGCTCAAAAAGTACGGCGTCGATTCCGAGGAAAAGCTGCCCGTGAGCGTGGGCGGGGTACTCATGACCGAAAGCGAAGCGTACTCGGCCCAGGTTTACCAGGAGCACTTCGCGGCCCTGAACGACACCTACCGGCGCCAAAACCGCATTTCCGACTGGGTGGGGCTGCTAAACCCCTACCAGGCCATTCGCCCCCTGTCGATGGGCTTGGCCGGCTCCGACTTTGCCCACTACGTGCACTTCCAGCAGGCCGCCGAGGCTTACCGCTACCGGCTGGTGCAGCGCCTCAATGCCCTGCAAACCAGCATGGGCCACGGCGATAAGGAGCGCAAGCTGGAGGCCAGCACCTGGCGGCAGCTGCCGGTTTTTGCCTACCAGTCGCCCACGTTGGGCTGGGCCTGGCCCCACCTGCTGCTGCCCGTGGTGGCCCTGTTGCTTTGGGCCGTGGGCCTGAGTTGGCTGGGGCTGCGGCTGATTTCTACCACCCCACTTGTCTGA
- a CDS encoding ABC transporter ATP-binding protein, which yields MTYILEARDLRKEYPSKLALQGLNLQIEPGEVFCLLGQNGAGKSTTINLFLGFIAPTSGAAFVNGLEVAANPLKIKEHLAYIPENVMLYPHLTGLENLALFSSLAGFKYKEAELLDYLHHAGLPAEAVRRRVGTYSKGMRQKVGIAIAVAKHAQVLLLDEPTSGLDPKASNEFSQLLTQLSQEGTAVLMATHDIFRAKEVGTRVGIMREGELVDVRPTAALNAQELEQLYLTYMH from the coding sequence ATGACCTACATTCTGGAAGCGCGCGACTTGCGCAAAGAGTACCCAAGTAAGCTGGCCCTGCAGGGGCTGAATTTGCAGATTGAGCCCGGTGAAGTGTTTTGCCTGCTGGGCCAGAACGGGGCGGGGAAGTCCACAACCATCAACCTGTTCCTGGGCTTCATTGCACCGACTTCGGGGGCGGCCTTCGTGAACGGGCTGGAGGTAGCCGCCAACCCGCTCAAGATCAAGGAGCACCTGGCCTACATTCCCGAGAACGTGATGCTCTACCCGCACCTAACGGGCCTGGAAAACCTGGCCTTGTTCAGCAGCCTGGCGGGTTTCAAATACAAAGAGGCGGAGTTGCTTGACTACCTGCACCACGCCGGGCTGCCCGCCGAGGCCGTGCGGCGGCGCGTGGGCACCTACTCCAAGGGCATGCGCCAGAAGGTGGGCATTGCCATTGCCGTAGCCAAACACGCCCAGGTGCTGCTGCTCGACGAGCCTACCTCCGGCCTCGACCCCAAAGCCTCCAACGAGTTTTCGCAGCTGCTCACCCAGCTCAGCCAGGAGGGCACGGCCGTGCTCATGGCCACCCACGACATCTTCCGGGCCAAGGAGGTAGGTACCCGCGTGGGCATCATGCGCGAAGGCGAGCTGGTGGACGTGCGCCCCACGGCGGCCCTGAACGCCCAGGAGTTGGAGCAGCTCTACCTCACCTACATGCACTAA
- a CDS encoding TonB-dependent receptor, whose protein sequence is MPRIFLFLLLFLPHLTFGQVTGRISGHLISPTGQALEGITVVEKSGRFSALSDAEGHFSLNQLPLAEYTLVTRSLGYQEAQRTVILSAETPALVVDFTLRPSTNALQEVEVLGRKETTYKSDYSFVGTKTATALKDVPQSISTVTKELMEDRQALRLPDVVKNIAGVTQYSHYDDLTIRGFRNGYESGFRLLNGLRSGFSYGNSFTQAPLTVNLERVEVLKGPGAALYGDINPGGTVNMVTKKPLDVARKAVSFSSGSFNTTRATADFTGPLNERKNVLYRLNAGFEKSNTFRDVNDTRSVMVAPTVTFLPTDKTTLNAELVYTHVDGFLDRGLPIRGGDLYALPRSFTLSQPSDYFRTNSYYLNASLNHQFTDWLSLNASYLDFTYHENLSEHRTLNTYADAPANTVMNLRYFDRRAEEYTKNLAAYFALNRSTGSVAHKVVLGLDYIRFNTDKQSTMFEARQKLVNGVATPLTFDLKNPVYEIQDPTKYIRRPLPQFFIDYLNSVYHTTGLYVQDQIAVTPRLGLLLGARYELFADERDYGDGSENIRQRKLLPRAGLTFALRDNLNYFASYSAGFRPLKPEYVRFPARYGRSSAFDPETSYQLETGLKGEFFKKALFGTVAVYQIVKRNQLVSTGSLTPDGAPVYRQNGEARSRGAELELTGNIVSNLSLNASYAFNHSEVRNAQLAAENGQPLANAPKHSAGLWTKYTFTKPALRGFGVAVGGNYVAARRTENRVVNTTTGEEYWGQWPAYTVLDAALFYTVDKFNFHLNVNNLLDKYYFLGGYDYFRTSPGAPRNLMATVGYTF, encoded by the coding sequence ATGCCACGTATTTTCCTGTTTCTGCTACTGTTTCTTCCCCACCTAACCTTTGGCCAAGTAACCGGCCGTATCAGCGGCCACCTCATCAGCCCCACGGGTCAAGCCCTCGAAGGCATTACAGTAGTGGAAAAATCCGGCCGGTTTTCGGCCCTCTCCGACGCCGAAGGGCACTTCTCCCTGAATCAGCTGCCGTTGGCCGAATACACGCTTGTCACGCGCAGTTTGGGCTACCAGGAAGCGCAGCGCACGGTTATTCTTAGCGCCGAAACACCCGCCCTGGTGGTCGATTTTACCCTGCGCCCCAGCACCAATGCCCTGCAAGAAGTGGAAGTATTGGGCCGCAAGGAAACCACCTATAAGAGCGACTACAGCTTTGTGGGCACCAAAACGGCTACCGCCTTGAAGGATGTGCCGCAGTCGATATCCACGGTAACCAAGGAGCTGATGGAGGACCGCCAGGCCCTGCGCCTACCCGACGTGGTGAAAAACATAGCCGGCGTCACGCAGTATTCGCACTACGACGACTTGACTATCCGGGGCTTCCGCAATGGCTACGAGAGCGGCTTCCGCTTGCTCAACGGGCTGCGTTCGGGCTTCAGCTACGGCAACTCCTTTACCCAGGCCCCGCTGACGGTGAACCTGGAGCGCGTGGAGGTGCTGAAAGGCCCCGGCGCGGCTCTGTACGGCGACATCAACCCCGGCGGCACCGTGAACATGGTGACCAAAAAGCCCCTCGATGTGGCCCGCAAAGCGGTGAGCTTTTCCAGCGGCAGCTTCAACACCACCCGCGCCACGGCCGACTTTACGGGCCCGCTGAATGAGCGTAAAAACGTGCTCTACCGCTTGAATGCTGGCTTCGAGAAGTCGAACACCTTCCGCGACGTGAACGATACCCGCTCCGTGATGGTAGCGCCCACCGTCACCTTCCTGCCCACCGACAAGACCACCCTCAACGCCGAGCTGGTGTATACCCACGTGGATGGGTTTCTGGACCGCGGCCTGCCCATTCGGGGCGGTGATTTGTACGCCCTGCCCCGCTCGTTTACCCTCAGCCAACCCAGCGACTATTTCCGCACCAACTCCTACTACCTCAACGCCTCGCTCAACCACCAATTCACCGATTGGCTGTCGCTGAATGCTTCCTACCTCGACTTTACCTACCACGAAAACCTGAGTGAGCACCGCACCCTGAACACCTACGCCGACGCCCCAGCCAACACGGTGATGAACCTGCGCTACTTTGACCGGCGCGCCGAGGAGTACACCAAAAACCTAGCCGCCTACTTTGCCCTAAACCGCTCTACGGGCTCCGTTGCCCACAAAGTGGTGCTGGGCCTGGACTACATCCGCTTCAACACGGATAAGCAGAGCACCATGTTTGAGGCCCGGCAGAAGCTGGTGAATGGGGTAGCCACGCCGCTGACCTTCGACCTGAAGAATCCGGTGTACGAAATCCAGGACCCAACCAAGTACATCCGCCGGCCGCTACCCCAGTTTTTCATCGACTACCTCAACTCGGTGTACCATACCACCGGCCTCTACGTGCAGGATCAGATAGCCGTGACGCCGCGCCTAGGTTTGCTGCTGGGAGCCCGCTACGAGCTGTTTGCCGATGAGCGGGACTACGGCGACGGCTCCGAGAACATCAGGCAGCGCAAGCTGCTGCCCCGCGCCGGCCTCACCTTCGCCCTGCGCGATAATCTGAACTACTTTGCCTCTTATAGCGCCGGTTTCCGCCCGCTCAAACCCGAGTACGTCCGGTTTCCGGCGCGCTACGGCCGCAGCTCCGCCTTCGACCCCGAAACCAGCTACCAACTGGAGACTGGCCTAAAGGGCGAGTTCTTCAAGAAAGCCTTGTTTGGCACCGTGGCTGTGTACCAGATTGTGAAGCGCAACCAGCTGGTGAGCACCGGCTCGCTTACGCCCGACGGCGCGCCCGTGTACCGCCAGAACGGCGAGGCCCGTTCGCGCGGAGCCGAGCTGGAGCTGACCGGCAACATCGTTTCCAACTTGAGCCTGAACGCCAGCTACGCCTTCAACCACTCCGAGGTGCGGAATGCCCAGCTGGCGGCCGAAAACGGGCAGCCCCTGGCCAACGCCCCCAAGCACTCGGCGGGCCTCTGGACCAAGTACACGTTCACGAAGCCGGCGTTGCGGGGTTTCGGGGTGGCTGTGGGCGGCAACTACGTGGCCGCGCGCCGCACCGAAAACCGGGTAGTCAACACGACAACGGGGGAGGAGTACTGGGGGCAGTGGCCTGCCTACACGGTGCTCGATGCGGCCTTGTTCTACACCGTGGACAAGTTCAACTTCCACCTGAATGTGAACAACCTGCTCGACAAGTACTACTTCCTGGGTGGCTACGACTACTTCCGCACGAGCCCCGGCGCCCCGCGCAACCTCATGGCCACGGTGGGCTACACCTTCTAA